A region of Theileria annulata chromosome 2, complete sequence, *** SEQUENCING IN PROGRESS *** DNA encodes the following proteins:
- a CDS encoding uncharacterized protein (chr2.C.cand.123 - signal peptide;~hypothetical protein, signal peptide;~Apicoplast targetting peptide predicted by the PlasmoAP tool;~Signal peptide predicted for TA14765 by SignalP 2.0 HMM (Signal peptide probability 0.943, signal anchor probability 0.014) with cleavage site probability 0.920 between residues 23 and 24), protein MKNHYTLSLYYIFSLFLIESVFANPHLDISANHHLNSHSMIRNHTQSLPLSRTFNDVSKRKHNLSSKVNLHPAVADSLSTEIPHALDNFQIYYPKEPMKQENKVDEEQRIPLILGSIGNSVYSDSHPSLELFPGSLSDLVGQATNYISEVFSGMNKSLHQFFDRIDENLKKSNGSHVMEIGDVLF, encoded by the exons atGAAGAACCATTACACCCTTTCCctctattatattttttcattgTTCTTAATAGAATCTGTTTTTGCCAACCCTCATCTAGACATATCGGCTAATCACCACCTTAATAGCCACTCCATGATTAGGAATCACACCCAATCTTTACCCTTATCTAGAACGTTTAATGACGTTTCAAAGAGGAAGCACAATTTAAGCTCTAAGGTTAACTTGCATCCTGCTGTAGCAGATTCCCTATCCACCGAGATCCCACACGCTTTAGacaattttcaaatatacTACCCTAAGGAACCTATGAAACAGGAAAATAAAGTTGATGAGGAACAAAGAATACCATTGATCCTTGGAAGTATTGGAAATTCCGTATACTCAGATTCGCATCCATCATTAGAGCTCTTTCCAGGCTCCCTATCTGACCTGGTTGGACAGGcaactaattatatatctGAG GTGTTTTCTGGAATGAACAAGTCTCTACATCAATTCTTTGACCGGATTGACGAGAATCTAAAGAAAAGTAACGGTTCTCACGTAATGGAGATAGGAGATGTGTTGTTTTAA
- a CDS encoding uncharacterized protein (all_bases.cand.1344 - hypothetical protein, conserved, mal6p1.224), whose product MLNLLPLRNAANSLLYGKTGLQRIRVGKQAKVIEVDTSSIDEIYSHSRDDVTLHNNFVPLKHKNFMEYKLVAYHLIEAFENPERSFKTTLGGIAFFDKLKNLYSKKMLQTELDALLNTKQTSTSFPIQGKNI is encoded by the exons atgttaaatttattaccCTTGAGGAATGCAGCTAATTCCCTTCTTTATGGTAAAACTGGTCTACAGAGGATTAGAGTCG GGAAGCAAGCCAAGGTCATTGAGGTGGATACATCCTCCATAGATGAGATTTATAGCCATTCAAGAGATGACGTTACTCTCCACAACAACTTCGTTCCCCTAAAACACAAAAATTTCATGGAATACAA ACTTGTTGCATATCACTTGATTGAAGCCTTTGAAAACCCCGAGAGAAGCTTCAAAACCACTCTCGGAGGAATCGCATTTTTCGACAAACTAAAGAATCTCTACTCCAAAAAGATGTTACAAACTGAGCTTGACGCGCTTCTAAACACGAAACAAACATCCACTTCCTTTCCAATTCAGGgaaagaatatataa